A section of the Microbacterium forte genome encodes:
- a CDS encoding ABC transporter substrate-binding protein, with the protein MRIRHRQTARAVAMAAALGAVVALGGCASSPDDGVTTLSFFQFKGEALEDFNAIIADFEAENPDIRVVQNQVADSETLIRTLLVKDKAPDVITLNANGGFGDLAQAGVFYDFSDEPVLETINPAVQEILADLGTKQDEVNGLGYVNNANGVIYNQDIFEEQGLEVPETWDEFIAVCEALEAAGITPFYGTLADSWTGMPSWNALGAYASQGGFFDDLRAEGEDVGADSAVSFEKDFPEVMAQQAELFSYMQEGYRGRTYDDGNAAFARGESAMLLQGIWALNPVKAINPDIKAAIFPYPAADDPDDRLLVSGVDVVVTMAKDTPHREEALRFIEYLFDVGVIEEFAASQNMIPSVEGAELSDDPALQSVKPFFDEGKITGFIDHQVPPSIPLVAIVQQFLFDGDADAALSTLDSEWRKVAARTIPVTGDEE; encoded by the coding sequence ATGAGAATCAGACATCGGCAGACAGCCAGGGCGGTCGCCATGGCGGCTGCACTCGGCGCCGTGGTGGCGCTGGGGGGATGCGCGTCGTCGCCGGACGACGGCGTCACCACCCTCAGCTTCTTTCAGTTCAAGGGGGAGGCACTAGAGGACTTCAACGCGATCATCGCGGACTTCGAGGCCGAGAATCCCGATATCCGCGTCGTGCAGAATCAGGTCGCGGACTCCGAGACCCTCATCCGCACGCTGCTCGTCAAGGACAAGGCGCCAGACGTCATCACCCTGAACGCGAACGGGGGATTCGGGGACCTCGCTCAAGCCGGGGTGTTCTACGACTTCTCCGATGAGCCGGTTCTCGAGACCATCAACCCCGCGGTGCAGGAGATCCTCGCAGATCTCGGCACCAAGCAGGACGAGGTGAACGGACTCGGTTACGTCAACAACGCCAACGGCGTCATCTACAACCAGGACATCTTCGAGGAGCAGGGGCTCGAGGTCCCCGAGACGTGGGACGAGTTCATCGCGGTGTGCGAGGCCCTCGAGGCTGCGGGGATCACCCCGTTCTACGGCACCCTCGCGGACTCGTGGACCGGCATGCCGTCATGGAACGCTCTGGGGGCGTACGCCTCGCAAGGCGGCTTCTTCGACGACCTTCGCGCGGAGGGTGAGGATGTCGGCGCCGATTCGGCCGTCTCGTTCGAGAAGGACTTCCCCGAGGTGATGGCTCAGCAGGCAGAGCTCTTCTCGTACATGCAGGAGGGATACCGCGGCCGCACCTACGACGACGGCAACGCGGCCTTCGCCCGCGGCGAGTCCGCCATGCTGCTGCAGGGCATCTGGGCGCTGAACCCCGTCAAGGCCATCAACCCCGACATCAAGGCGGCGATCTTCCCCTACCCGGCGGCGGACGATCCTGATGATCGTCTGCTGGTCTCCGGTGTCGACGTCGTCGTGACCATGGCGAAGGACACACCTCATCGCGAGGAGGCGCTCCGCTTCATCGAGTACCTGTTCGACGTCGGAGTGATCGAGGAGTTCGCCGCTTCTCAGAACATGATCCCGTCGGTGGAGGGCGCCGAGCTGAGCGACGACCCTGCGCTGCAGTCGGTCAAGCCCTTCTTCGACGAGGGGAAGATCACCGGCTTCATCGATCATCAGGTGCCGCCGAGCATCCCGCTGGTCGCGATCGTGCAGCAGTTCCTGTTCGACGGCGACGCGGATGCGGCGCTGTCGACCCTCGACAGCGAGTGGCGCAAAGTCGCCGCCCGCACCATCCCCGTGACGGGAGACGAAGAATGA
- a CDS encoding carbohydrate ABC transporter permease — MSTLTSAVRATTPGPEGTKRARRVRTASSRALPAYYWMVWPAVIAFAAFHTIPVIVGIFFSFTNYAGYGDWNFVGISNYLNLFKDDRVLKAYGFSFLFAIVATILTNVISLSIAMGLNAKIRARNFWRGVYFVPYVLAILVIGYVFQFLFSNSLPKILSGIPLFRDNILTNPDWAWTAIVALAVWQACAFSIIIYLSGLQTIPSELYEAASLDGASSWRQFGSITFPLISAFFTINVVLSLKGFLQVFDPIVALTNGGPGTSTESVTLLVFRGGFSGGEFAYQTANAVIFFIVITIVSLLQFRVLQRREADI; from the coding sequence ATGAGCACCCTGACCAGCGCTGTGCGCGCCACGACACCGGGGCCCGAGGGCACGAAGCGAGCGCGCCGGGTCCGCACCGCGAGCTCCCGCGCGCTGCCCGCCTATTACTGGATGGTCTGGCCCGCCGTCATCGCCTTCGCCGCGTTCCACACCATCCCCGTCATCGTGGGCATCTTCTTCAGCTTCACGAACTACGCCGGCTACGGCGACTGGAACTTCGTCGGCATCTCGAACTACCTCAACCTCTTCAAGGACGACAGAGTCCTGAAGGCCTACGGGTTCTCGTTCCTGTTCGCCATCGTCGCCACGATCCTCACGAACGTGATCTCGCTCTCGATCGCCATGGGGCTCAATGCCAAGATCCGCGCACGGAACTTCTGGCGCGGCGTCTACTTCGTACCGTACGTGCTCGCGATCCTCGTGATCGGTTACGTGTTCCAGTTCCTGTTCTCGAACTCGCTGCCGAAGATCCTGTCCGGCATCCCGCTGTTCCGCGACAACATCCTCACCAACCCCGATTGGGCGTGGACGGCGATCGTCGCACTGGCGGTCTGGCAGGCCTGCGCGTTCTCGATCATCATCTACCTCTCCGGTCTGCAGACGATCCCGAGCGAGTTGTACGAAGCCGCATCTCTCGACGGTGCATCCTCATGGCGGCAGTTCGGATCCATCACCTTCCCGCTCATCAGCGCGTTCTTCACGATCAACGTCGTGCTGAGCCTCAAGGGCTTCCTGCAGGTCTTCGACCCGATCGTCGCCCTTACGAACGGAGGGCCGGGCACGTCGACCGAATCGGTCACCCTGCTCGTCTTCCGCGGCGGATTCTCCGGCGGAGAGTTCGCCTACCAGACCGCGAACGCCGTGATCTTCTTCATCGTGATCACGATCGTCTCGCTCCTGCAGTTCCGGGTCCTTCAGCGCAGAGAGGCCGATATCTGA